Below is a window of Procambarus clarkii isolate CNS0578487 chromosome 19, FALCON_Pclarkii_2.0, whole genome shotgun sequence DNA.
GAACTACCAATATACCCAGACTTTGATATCTGGAAATATCCATGCGCTCAGGTCATCTTTGACTCGGATCCCGCACCAGTGGGAAGACCCATGCCGGCTCAGCTTGAAGAAATGTCTCAGGCTATGATTAGGTAAATATCACTACACTGTAATTTGATTAACAGTTTGACCATCCACAGACCTGTTGGTACATCAGTGGTCTCACTTcttgcagagtcagaatttgatCATCTATGGTCCAGTGGTTGGGCttccaatatattgccgtttccTGCCCTCATCCCTTTCTGATGTTATAAAACTTTAATAGATGGGGTTCCCAGCTGTACCTGGGTTTCTCTCCTTCATCCCCTCTGTCTTCCATTCTCCAcctttctcccctccctctcccaaacatttccctcctctctctcccaaaCATGCATCCTCCCCTCTCTCCATCCTCTCTTGCCTCTCCTCATTCCTCCCTCTTGCCTCTCCCCATTCCTCCCTCTCTTGCCTCTCcccactctcctccctctctggcctctctccctctcctccccctttcctccctttccttcctctcttgcctctccccctctcctccctttctcgcctcttcccctctctcccccttgtGCAACTTTTCCACCTTTCATTTCCCCACcaccctctctcattctctcacatcCCTGATTTCAGGGGGTTACTATAGATACCAATCTTTCTTAAAGGGTGGCACTATGGCTGACCCCTGACTGTATTACGGCACTCGCATACCCCTGTGTTTCATCTTGGAAAGTTGAGCAAGTCAAACTTTGGACAGATAAGACATGTACAGTATATTGAATAGTTAAAGTAGATATAAATTTCCACATTGCCCATCATTATACATTTAATACAAAGAACTTGCTTCTTTCTAGGGGTGTGATGGATGAATCTGGGGAACAGTTTGTGGCCTACTTCTTGCCTACAGACGACACACTTAAGAAAAGGAAACGCGACGTTGACGAAGGAATCGAGTACATGGATGACGATGAGTACGATTATGTAATGGCTCGCGAGTACAACTGGAATGTGAAGAATAAAGCCTCCAAAGGCTATGAAGAGAACTATTTTGTGGTTATACGTAATGACGGAGTTTTCTATAATGAGTTAGAGACAAGGTAAGTatcttacaattttttttttaatcaatttTTTACCCATCTTCAGTGATGGGTGTTTGGTTGAGGTGATCTCCGGATGGTCCCCTGATGGGCTATTCTCATTATGCTAAAAACAAAACAAACTAAAAGTAAAGTGATTTTCGAGACTTTCAAGTTGCCTGATGCTTTTAGCATTATCCCATTATCCATCTTGAAATCCCAATGGCACTAAGAGCGTTATCAGTATTTACTTTGGCATCATCGGAATGCTAAAGTATTAATAAAGGTTAAGACAACCTTGGTAATTTTTACTATTTATAGAGGTGCAGTATCTTATATTCAAAGTGATTTTTTCCCCCTGAAGAATATTGCAAGATATACAGTATTGTTATCACGAGATACACCACTACAAGACGGTCCACATAATTCATATAAAATGTATCATATTCCTATTGATATTAGGCCCATACTCTAGGTTTGCCTCTTTTTCTAATATTCTTATCATGTATTGAACAACCAAGGTGAAATTAAATATGCTGTAGAGTGAACGTAATGAATATTGTGCCAGAGGTGTTGAGGGATTTGGTTATTACACAACTTCAAATATTTATTTTTGAATTTTTTCATCCATTTTTTGAACAGAGTGCGTTTAAGCAAACGTCGCCTCAAGCAAGGTCAGCAGCCTAATAACTCTCGATTGGTTGTCCGTCACCGGCCCCTTATTGCACAGGAGCACAAAAGTCAACGCTTCCGAGAAAAAATGCTTGAGCCTccaggtgaagaggaggaggaggaagaggaggaagaagaggaagaggaggagatggaGAATGGAGGAGATGGAGAAAAAGGTACTGTTCATCAATTTATTAAGTATCCACAgtagaaatattttagttttgtaatCTGTGTCTTATGGTATTTTGTTTGCCCCTTGCAAAGGAGTCTTTTTGATATCTTGATAATACCTCATGGTTTTGACTTGAAATTTGGAAAGACAGTGCTTAAGATTGACCAAAAACATAAGATTACTATTGAAATTGAGTAATGTAGCCCACATAGAATTTTTTCTggagggggggagccccttcggctccctggagcttactaggctgatatgctaatgtcagactttggcatcagtcatgtgtatggagttcagtgggcctaccggggaccacgagccagagccTGGCCTCCTTATAGACGCAAGGGgagtaatggcctatagaaacccccattctatgtctgccatcgaccgggtgaggcacccagaaaggtaagcatcccaaaacaaacccctattctagtgaaaatattgctaccaagaaccgaacaagtggatagaacagcCCTATAAGAAACAaacaaacgagcatgacatcacacgttGCCGTGCAGAGCTATTGTtagtaggtgccctgtaagtactgctcttggagcttggggttaccttccacaagttcctcgggATCTGCCTCTGCTAGGCCGTATTACTGCTCGGTTTTTAGCTGCCTTTTGGGTGCTTAGGGGTTTTGTCTTCCTGGTTTACCTtaggggtaagaggcagtttacactggtggggcacagggtactgcgcAGACAGAGAACACTATATGAACATCATAGGTTCGTGGTTGTTCAATATCCttccagcaagtataagaaatatggctgaacagcctgttggaccaagcttggggagtagaactctcggAACCCTATCCAGGTACATTGCATCCTGGCCTTGTAATTGTATGGATGGAGTCCATACAATGGCCATCTCCATATACCAAAGATCAGGGTATATAGAGATGGAGACAGTCCCCCTGTCTGGTTTGCAGAGGCCGGTCTTGCCGCCACCACTGACTGGTAACTTGCACTCCCAAATCTTGATAACAAATCCCTTTGTTTCAAGTCTACAGACTTTATATACAACGTGTGAACCTCAAATGTTCACGAATCTCAAACCATTTCAACCCTTCCAGACTTAAGAAGTGGCTTCTTGGTTCAAGCCAGCCACATATAGCAACCTTGTCTTGCAGGATTTGTCCAGGTTCAAATACCCATTAATTTTGACTTGTCACAACGTTGGCAAATTTAGGAATTTCCTGTCAACATGTCTATACTCGGAGTCCTCTCTGGCTCCACTTCCTCATACACTGTCATACTCACCCTATGCAGTCAATCATTCAAGACCCCTTGTTATAATAGTTTCTCAAATGTTTCTCAAGTTTCTCAAATGACTGACGAATATTTCTTAATGATGTGTATGGTGAGAATTGCCAGGGATGACTTTTTTGAATGCCTGCGATCAATGCGATCTTTTTTAATTCTTATGTTTATTGATTTTTGTTTGGTAATTgaaattttgtattatttttttagGCAGTGCAAAAGGATCCGATGATGAAGGCAGTGAGAGATCTCGATCTCGCTCAAGATCAGGAAGTAAGGAACCTGCCCGCAGCAGGTCAGGTTCTCGTTCACGCCGCCCATCAGGCTCTCGCTCAAGGAGTCGTTCTCACAGTGGCTCACGGAGCAGGTCTCATAGTAGGTCCCGCAGCAAGTCCAAGTCAAGGTATGTAATCATTTCATCTTGAATCTTGAAAAACCTTATGTTTTGCTGGCATTTCAATTTTGTATTTATGAAGAGGATGTTTAAACATAAAGAGGATGGTTGAGTACTGATAGATAagtacaaccaccacctcccacaacagttaccttccACTTACACCTATCCACTtgcctatcaccaccaccaccaccaccactccgtgCCTGGTATAAATGGCTAGGAAGCGGGGCATAAAACTAGATCTTTACCCCCGTAGTCACTGAAAGGTAAGCACCATCTACCCCCACCACTGAATCCTTACCACAAGATCAGTACTGGAGGTATGTAGTTCCTGAGGTGGTTGACcacatttcctttcatctgatgcctttttcagcaagcagtaaataggtagtcgGGAGTTAGGGAACTGTTGTAGGGTTGCTTCTTGAGGAGGGTCGGTAGTTCCACTTATGGGGGGAATCGATACAAGAATAAATACATGTGGCCAACACAGGCTTTCTGTCCCTGACAACaggaatgtattattattattattattattattattattattattattattattattattattattattattaatgcagTAATTATGAGGTGGGACTAGATACAGCTTTTCATATTAAGTAGGCAAGAAATAGTTCAACATTTACGTCACCCAGCCTTGTCAGTAAGTAGGATGCACAGAAGGACGTTGTGGAAGTCGCTATCATAACTTTAAGACCAGATTACGTAAACAATTTGAGTCCAGTGGGCGAGGCATAAATTACTAGGCATTGCTTCCCTTTAATCACTGATAGACAAGTACACATCACCCCAGGTCTGACCCTGGCCAAGCTTGGCCAGTAGACTTCCCAGAGCCTTCTCGGGTAAATCTCCAGGTACCAACATTCACCCCACAATCACCAATACCTTTCTACTCCCATCATTACCATCCATAAATATCATATTTTAACTTTTACCAGGTCTCGTTCCCGCTCTGCATCTGGTTCCCGGGCTTCACGGTCACGTTCTCGCTCGCCCATCAAATCAAGATCTGCCTCTCGTTCTTCAAGAAGCAGATCTCGAAGTAGTTCCCCAGCTAGATCAGAAAGGTTTGACTTTTGAGTTTAATGTGTTTTCAATACTGTAATTTTGACTACTGTATGATAAAGTATCAAAGTTGTCTATTGACCACCAAGTACTTTTACCTGTATACAGCATAAGTGAATGTGTAATTATTCCAATGAGTCTCCTTCCCACAAGCACGTCTATGTATAGAAGAATTCACAGTAGAAAATAGGCTGAAGCAAATGTCCCAAACCACACATGAAATGAAATGAGTGACAATGTTTCAGTCCAGCCCCCCATCCTAATTAAATTATCCACTTTCACATGTATGGGTTGAgatatttttttttaccttcCATGTTATTTTATATCCACATCCATCTAGTTATTCTTATTTACTGTCATTTGTTCCATATTCATGTACCACTGGTTCAAAGCGTTTTAATAGTCTTACATACTTCATGAGAGTGTTCCTTTGAGTTTTCAATCCTCAatttaactactacatggagtcaTCAAATTGTAACAGgacattgtttatatatatatatctcatacaTTCTAGTTTGACTAGTAACTTGCATATATGTGTGCAAGTATATATAACTTGGCTATATGTGAGCAATTAAATTGGTCCCAAATTGTAATACCACTTACTGTAGGAGGCAAGTTAATGTTATATATTTGTTATAGTTTGTCTCTatgatatataaaaaataaaaaatgaccTGCAAATTTCTCTTAATAGATCCGCTAAATCTGGAGCTTCTAGCAGATCGGCAAAATCGTCACGATCAAGTCGCAGGAGCAGGAGCGGCTCTCCAGCTCTCAATGGTTCCGTGGGCCACTCTGGATCCCCTGCACATAGCAAGGCTTCGGGCAATGCTTCTGGATCTGACTCAAGATCTGACTCGGATTCTTCAGGCTCTGATTCAgattaactttttcggttacttaTTTTCAGCCATATTATTGTGATATTCTCTGCAGATGTATTATACTATACATTATTTAGCATTCAAAGCACAATGCTAGATTTGCTTTCTCTTTGAAAGAAAGTTTCTTTTACTTAAAGAATTATCAAAGTAAATTGTTTCAAAATACAGTAATACCCATACACTTTTGGAAAGTggttttggttttaaatttacAAGTCACTTTTGGTAACTATTGGTACTGTACTTATTTTAACATTTGATTTAGTGTTTGTGTGTACAGTATACATTGGCCAAGAATTGCATTGTAAATAGATTTTAcattaaaatatttatataaaactgAGTGTCATTGAATACCGTATATGAGATTGAACTATCATGCCTCAACAAGGCCTGGTTGAGAGTTGCATGGATGGAGTTTGATGTATGGGGGGGCCTGAGCTTCACCCCCATGTTGAAGGGAAGTGGACATCAGTCGGGGTATTTGTGCTGCCTGCACCAATACAAGCTTCAAAAGTTTCTTCAAAGACATGTAAATTCCTGTGggtcgctctaagcaacagcctagtggaccaaactctcgcaagtcaagcatggcctcaggctgggcttggggagtagaactcccagaacccccatcagacAAAATAGAGATTAGTAAAAGAAGAAAGGTAATGGAGAAAATCAAGAGGTGAATATCAAAAAAAGGCACCAAGATGGTGAAATTATGTAGCGCCAGCAATGCTACAGGATATTCTaaaggcactaaatatcactgagGATATCACATAAGCAAGCAATATTGAAGGTATCGAATTCACTAAAGATTGTATCAAGGCGCAttaggaaagatagattgggctcCATATCTCCGGCTGTGGTGGGCCCTCAACAGGCTTGGTCTTCAGATCTCCCTTCACTAAACATCTTTAGCAGAGTCGACCTCttgagtccccagtggtgactacatcATCTGGAgtgactcaaacattgatggttcCTTTCCTGTAGCTTCTAGCAGATCAGGAAAATTGGCACAATCAAGAAGCAGGAGCACCCTTTGCTCCTATAGCACCATTGCCCTCCGCCTCGTCCTGGGAGGTTCGAGACACCATCACAGCCATCGAGTGTGCAGATTTCTTACATCCTGCTACGTTCGAAGTTGTGTTTTGCGATGTGGTGGCCCAAATAATTTTGCCTATTGTGATGACCATACCCGCACTGGCAATTTGCGCACACAATGGCACCTTATCAACTCTGTGGATGCTCGTATTCAGTTTACTCCTGCCTGGAGTAACCTCAGTGACCT
It encodes the following:
- the atms gene encoding RNA polymerase II-associated factor 1 homolog isoform X2; translation: MPPTVNQPHTVDRDKRPRTGERRSDLVSRVKYCNTLPDIPFDPKFINYPFDANRYVRYKQTSLEKNYRYEVLTEHDLGVTIDLINPEAYTPVPGAQLHPTDERLLEDDILTPQDAKRSRHHHVNVSWLRRTEYISTEPTRFQPQTNEKIEATVGFATRRKNASEEDVYTDRDSQLEAIEKTFQDVKVTLENHYSKPGVTAVEELPIYPDFDIWKYPCAQVIFDSDPAPVGRPMPAQLEEMSQAMIRGVMDESGEQFVAYFLPTDDTLKKRKRDVDEGIEYMDDDEYDYVMAREYNWNVKNKASKGYEENYFVVIRNDGVFYNELETRVRLSKRRLKQGQQPNNSRLVVRHRPLIAQEHKSQRFREKMLEPPGEEEEEEEEEEEEEEEMENGGDGEKGSAKGSDDEGSERSRSRSRSGSKEPARSRSGSRSRRPSGSRSRSRSHSGSRSRSHSRSRSKSKSRSRSRSASGSRASRSRSRSPIKSRSASRSSRSRSRSSSPARSERSAKSGASSRSAKSSRSSRRSRSGSPALNGSVGHSGSPAHSKASGNASGSDSRSDSDSSGSDSD
- the atms gene encoding RNA polymerase II-associated factor 1 homolog isoform X1, whose translation is MPPTVNQPHTVDRDKRPRTGERSLPLQEQIHIRRSDLVSRVKYCNTLPDIPFDPKFINYPFDANRYVRYKQTSLEKNYRYEVLTEHDLGVTIDLINPEAYTPVPGAQLHPTDERLLEDDILTPQDAKRSRHHHVNVSWLRRTEYISTEPTRFQPQTNEKIEATVGFATRRKNASEEDVYTDRDSQLEAIEKTFQDVKVTLENHYSKPGVTAVEELPIYPDFDIWKYPCAQVIFDSDPAPVGRPMPAQLEEMSQAMIRGVMDESGEQFVAYFLPTDDTLKKRKRDVDEGIEYMDDDEYDYVMAREYNWNVKNKASKGYEENYFVVIRNDGVFYNELETRVRLSKRRLKQGQQPNNSRLVVRHRPLIAQEHKSQRFREKMLEPPGEEEEEEEEEEEEEEEMENGGDGEKGSAKGSDDEGSERSRSRSRSGSKEPARSRSGSRSRRPSGSRSRSRSHSGSRSRSHSRSRSKSKSRSRSRSASGSRASRSRSRSPIKSRSASRSSRSRSRSSSPARSERSAKSGASSRSAKSSRSSRRSRSGSPALNGSVGHSGSPAHSKASGNASGSDSRSDSDSSGSDSD